In Roseovarius faecimaris, the following are encoded in one genomic region:
- a CDS encoding replication initiator protein A — MAQQGLLPTRHPTADFFICDIFGASPKDDLGTMEHPIFSLSTRPDRRILRYTHNDVTVEVTPSVRGRATIHDKDILIYCVSQLMAALNKGRATSRVLHLTAHDLLVATNRDTSGDGYMRLREAFERLAGTRITTNLQTGGEETTRGFGLIEAWEIVRKSRGGRMVSVTVTLSEWLYRAVLSKSVLTLSRDYFRLRKPLERRIYELARKHCGRQPGWTVSVATLHKKSGSAAPLRVFRAALRRMITEAHLPDYTMAEAPGDLIRFARIGKRPAAAPHLAPETLEEARQLAPGADVYALQAEWLSWWEASGRTRLSNPDRAFLGWLHKRRG, encoded by the coding sequence ATGGCACAACAGGGGCTTTTACCCACACGACATCCGACAGCGGATTTCTTCATCTGCGATATTTTCGGAGCCTCGCCCAAGGACGACCTGGGCACGATGGAGCACCCGATCTTCTCGCTTTCGACCCGGCCCGACCGGCGCATCCTGCGCTATACCCATAACGATGTGACCGTGGAGGTGACGCCCAGTGTGCGGGGCCGCGCCACGATCCATGACAAGGACATCCTGATCTATTGCGTGAGCCAGCTCATGGCGGCGCTCAACAAGGGGCGGGCGACCTCGCGGGTGCTGCACCTGACGGCGCATGACCTTCTGGTCGCCACCAACCGCGACACATCCGGAGATGGCTATATGCGCCTGCGCGAGGCGTTCGAGCGGCTGGCGGGCACGCGCATCACCACCAATCTGCAGACCGGCGGCGAGGAAACGACGCGCGGCTTCGGCCTGATCGAGGCCTGGGAGATCGTGCGCAAGAGCCGGGGCGGGCGGATGGTATCGGTCACGGTCACGCTCAGCGAATGGCTCTACCGCGCGGTGCTGTCCAAATCGGTGCTCACGCTGAGCCGCGACTATTTCCGCCTGCGCAAGCCGCTGGAGCGGCGGATCTATGAGCTGGCGCGCAAACATTGCGGCCGGCAGCCGGGCTGGACGGTCTCTGTCGCCACGCTGCACAAGAAATCGGGCTCGGCCGCGCCGCTGCGGGTGTTTCGCGCGGCCCTGCGCCGGATGATCACAGAGGCGCATCTGCCCGATTACACCATGGCCGAGGCCCCGGGCGACCTGATCCGCTTCGCGCGGATCGGCAAGCGGCCCGCCGCCGCCCCGCACCTGGCGCCCGAAACCCTGGAGGAAGCCCGGCAGCTGGCCCCCGGCGCGGATGTCTATGCGCTGCAGGCCGAATGGCTGAGCTGGTGGGAGGCGTCCGGACGCACGCGGCTGAGCAACCCTGACCGCGCCTTTCTGGGCTGGCTGCACAAGCGCCGGGGATAA